Within the Scyliorhinus canicula chromosome 6, sScyCan1.1, whole genome shotgun sequence genome, the region TCAGCAAAGTCACCCAGTCCCCTTACCTGGAACTGCTGTGTTTCTTTATCCACAGGTACAATTGTTCCTATCTCTGCACCTTGGGGAGTTCTTGGTTCTTTGGAAAACGGCGCAATACAAGAGACATTTGTCATATTTCTTCTGCTCGTTCCTGAACTCTCTGAGGCACCGGAACCAACAGATGAAGAACTTCAACTAGGAAGCACATCTGATACGTGGCTCTATGTCAGGTGAGTTTAGTTGCTGATATATTTGATatcaaaataaaaacaggaaaagcTGGATAAactcaccaggtctggcagcatttgtggaaagaAGCAATCAATGGTTTGAGTCCAAATGACCCTTCAACGTATCAGCTCTTGAGCCAACATCATAGAAGATCATAGGtcgtcagtgcagaaggaggccatttggcccattcagtctgcaccggccctgggaaagagcaccgtacttaatcccacacctccaccctatcctcataacccataaccccacctaacttatttgagtactgaggggcaatttagcatggccaatccacataaatgcacatcattggactgcggatggcacccggagtaaacccacgcagacatggggagaaagtgcaaatgtcACAAAGtccgtcacccaaggctggaatttgggcagcacgggagcacagtgattcgcacagtcacttcacagctccagagtcccaggttcgattcccggcttgggttactgtctgtgcagagtctgcacgttctccccgtgtctgcgtgggtttcctccgggtgctccggtttcctcccacagtccaaagatgtgcaggttaggtggattggccatgctaaaaatgcccttaatgcccaaaaaggttaagtggggttactgggttacggggatagggtggatgcatgggcttgtgtagggtgctctttccaagggccgtgcagactcgatgggccgaatggtctccttctgattGTAACATTTACGTTTTTTAGAAAACGTGCAGGAACAGTCACTGGATTGCTCATTAGTTTTTAATAATATGAaggaaaatatttattaaacatggaaagtTGATTATAATTCAATGCTCCTTTACTCCCCCTGAGGTTCATAAATGTATATACAGTTTTCAAAAATTTTACTCCACTCCGAAACCAAATGGCCGATGTCGATCAACTGATCTTCCGTGAATTTCTCTCACAATCCCCCCAATGGTTGTCACATGAGGGTTTcctaactccactcccaaaaaaaatgctttaaaacattttttcacGCAACGCTTTCCATCAGCTGTTTGTATTAAAAATATACTCCAGATTTTCCAACTATCCTgtcaaacaaagcttccacttcaCTTTTAATAAGGAATCCAGAACCAGGTTTTCCACCTCTCCTTTCAAACTTCTTTATCTTGAATTGCAACATGCTTCCAAAATGCTACACAAACTcgggtacacagtcctcaacagAATACTATCATTTTCAAGACTGGAAAGAAGGACAACAAACCTTCCAATTGCTTCAGAATTGTTGTTTGTATGTAGCGAACCTTATCAGCTCTTCGCTTCCCAGCTCTGACTTTAACGTCCGTGAACATTATCTTGTTCAACAGGCGGTTCTTTCTTTGTTAATGTAGCTTCAGACCTCTTGGAAACTTATCTCCATTTCTCTAGtctccttaattttttttttataaatttagattatccaattattttttccaattaaggggcaatttagcgtggccaatccacctactctgcacatttttgggttgtgggggcgaaacccacgcagacacggggagaatgtgcaaactccacacagtctagTTTCCTTAATGAGCTGATCTTTAAGTTTCTtgcaattgttttctttttttaatataaattcagagtacccaattcagttttccaattaagcggcaatttagcgtggccaatccacctaacctgcacacttttgggttgtggagacgaaatccacccaaacacggggagaatgtgcaaactccacatggacagtgacccagagccgggatcgaacctgggaccttggcaccgtgaggcagcattgctaaccactgcgccaacgtgctgccttgcaattgttttcttaaccattacatCATGATatagcttttcttctagcaaatcTGAAGAGATGTTTCCTctcttctaaaaccaactgctatATTCAGCAAAATCTACACTCAGAAAGCATTCCTACGCTATTGGTGTCGCTGGTTATTAAGCTTGTTTATGTTTCATGCCACAACCCTCTCGAAGCACAAAACAAGAGTTTGAGTTGACCAGTCCCTACAGATACAAGCACTTCTGTCTAGCCTGAATCTAACCATTGGTTTACACTTCCTGACACGCCAACACTTAATTAAACCCTCTTAAAGTTATAACATATTCCTAATATTTAACTCTGCAACTATAGAtcacttaaaactacctctgCTTTCCTTGCACAGTTACAATGTTACTCGCCACCCACCCATAACCTGTGCGGTGCGGGGGTGGGACATTGTGTCTGGATGATGAATGTCAGTTTAATTTACTGTAACAAGAGTAACAGAGCTAGGCCCATCCCCAGTATCGCACCAATAGTGAGGGTCACTACACAGCACAATCCCAATGTGGACATTATTCTCCTGTTGTAATGAACTGTGATGCTATTTCTCATCTGTAGTCTTGATGGTAGACATTGCTGAAGTGGCAGAAATTATGGGCTGGTTTTTAATCTGTTTAAATCATTGGCAGAAATTCATGGACTTGGGGCCTGTGAATTTCCAGCCAGTCATGCCTGTGAACAACAGTTCACTCCGGGAATTCCTGATCAGGGATTCAGGTTTCATGAACAATCAGAAAAAATGGAAGTTCTCCCTTGAAAAGTACAGAAGGTGATGGAGAAGGAGTTTCTGAGATATCGGCTGGGTGTGGGCAGTATGTGTTGGAGTTGTAGCACAGGAAACTCTGCAGGCAATCTTTACACAGAAAAATCACACAAACATAAGAGCATATTTGGAGCTAGAGTTGGTGAATCTGACCCTGGAGCCTCTTCGGCCAAACAGACAGAACTGTGCAGCTCAATACCGTGTGTCCATAAGGACAGACCATTGAGCGTATGTCTCTTCCACAACGTTTAAATACAACATTTAAAAACTGTCATACCATtaagcctatcgagtctgctccaccattaaatgtgagatgataatcctcaactccacttccccaccTTATCCAAATAATCTTTGATTGCCTTACCGATTAAATATCTGCCTACCTCAGCCTTGGACATACTtaatgtcccagcctccacagccccaggtaaagaattccaaagattctcccCTCGGACAGAACAGAAGAACATCAGGACTAAGAGCAGGGTTAGGCCACCTGACCCCtagagcctgctctgccgttcaataagatcatggctgatctttttgtggactcagccccacttacccacctgctcatcatatcccttaattcctttactattcaaaatctatctatctttgccttaaaaacaattaatgaagtggcctcaactacttcactgggaagggaattcctcagattcacagccctttgggtgaagaaattcctcctcaactgagTCCTAAACctgctccccttattttgagactgtgcCCCCGAGTTCTATTTTCACCCAAAGAGAGAAAAATCCtcattatctctgtcttaaatggaccaCCTCTTACTTTGCGATTGTGCCCTCTGATCCTTGACACGCcccctttaaatatataaaagggAGAGGGGGACCTTAGACAATGGGACTGGGAAAATAATAATTGCAaacgaggaaatggcagaggggtTCGATCAATacattgcatcagtcttcacagcagAACACATGAATAGTGTTGCAAAACTACTAAATAATCAAGAGGCACAAGTTgcggaggaaataaatacaataatcaCCAGAGAAAATCACCTGACATTGTTGGATGCCATGGAGAAGAAGCGAGACCTCCTgttccccatcccacacacccacccccacacgcataacccctcccctcccccagcttccTCCATGCAGCCACCACCATGCGGACTGATGGGCAGCTCTGGGTGAGGCCAACCAGGACGAGCCACCTCCACCATGCCCCTGGTACCAGTCCCGGTCCCACACACCcggagaactccccctccccttagAGGGTGATCGAATCGCATCCAGAGGAATTCAGTgtgcaccccacccagcaccacccGCCATGGTCGGGTGCCCTGCATACACAGGCAACCAGCCACAGACACCTGATGCTGCCCACATCGGCAGGGAGCGAGAGAAAACCAGAGGGGCCCTGCCAGACCAGCAGCTCCTCACCACAGAGGGCGTTGGACCTGGTCAGTGGACCCGGAGAGCGGGCAGTCGCCAAGGCAGAGGTCGGCATTGGGGAAGTAAGTCAGCCCCGATGGATTGCGCTGGCTCTAAGGCACATGtggcacccccacccaccaccaccaccaccccaacacacaACCTAACCATGCGCCTTGTCTTTTGTCTAGCAGGATCACCCAGCAATGAGGCAGGGCCATCAGGCATGCCCCGCAACCCCAAGACAAATCTGGCAATGAGGTGGGACCTGCTAGTAATGCCAGCCCCCAGGCACAGCCCAGTGACACGCCGGATGACCAGTCCGGGGACGACAATGACTTCATATCAGTGCTGTCACcggcaccctccaccaccccagagggacattttagtgaagaggctcctggggcactatctggtgtgcaccacacaaatGCTGGGGCACATGAGATGGAGAAGGGAACCCGCAAGGGGTGGACAGTCAGAGCATGGCCCGACCCCAAGGACTAGCTTCTTTCCAGatgggtctcgggcttctggaaacaGGGGTCTTATCAATGTTGGAGGCACaggcgcagagccagggactaattGCAGGAGTGTCAAAAACCATCCAGCACCTCcaggtacagttggaggagtccaaccgcctgcagaGGCAGGAGGTGATGTTGACTATACGTGTTACTCAGGCCAACACGACATGGTTGGCACCTCGATGGAGGCCTTGGATGCGACGGTATCGACCGTATGTCACAATCTCCAAgacctgggtcactctgtgtgggtgGTTGCCGAGGCTCAGGATGGGGaagccatgtcacaggcagccatgtaccagggccacctcgacgctccagagcgtggcccagtcacaacaggacATGGCTGCATGGTCTCAGAGGAACGTGGcaaactccctgtgctccatggccgtgaacaTAGAGACGCTGTTTGATGCGAAagcgagcctccaggactggcagtcaCAGATGACGGTGGAACCCCCGGAGCAtgctccggccgccccccccgtcCCAAGGAgtagggccatcaggcaccccgagggaggaggtagTGATTGGAAAGGTGTCAGTGACTCCCATAAGGGAGGGgccagaacactgcagcacctccgtatcccccccccccccccaacctgtcgCTGGAGCAttcgatgggcagtgggcagagcagGGTAGCACCACGCCTTCCGTGACACCCGGAACATAGCCGGGTCCATCCAGGCCAGGTCGCTCCAGATGATGGCTGTCAAAGGGGACCCAAGTCACAGGACGGGaaccacagcaggctgcctccacttctgatgtactaCCTCGGGAACTGCCTAGACAGCGCATTAGGGCCTGTAAGTCCAGAAAGGTACACATCATTTAAGTTGGCACAGATGAAGCACATAGGTTAGCGATAGGGGCGAGAGCACAATATCTGTAAATAGCACAATAAACAACTATTCATCAACGTTCCAAACCGCCTTGGTGTTCTGTCTGAAGGGTGTAAGGGATGGATAGGGCTGGGATCAAAGGGTATGCCgattggtggtgtggggggggcggatccCACTGGTTTGGGGCACAGGCATTGGAGGTGGACATGGGCCCCCTAGGCCAGCCACCACCCCATTACCCGGTCCCCCACCCTAAACGACCCCGTCCCTGCTTCCATGGGATCATGAGATGGACTGGCCAGcaagcatgcagggatcacccgagCGGATGGTGGAGAGTGCTGctgagggcaggagtcagactgcaTCCAGCAATGCGGAACACCAAGGCTCATCACGGAGCGGGTCATCATTATCCTTCATCCCATGCACCAAACCCGCTGATACTACCAGCCCAGGACCCGCACCCTGTCGTGCAGCAGGTAGGAAGCACCAAGGGGGTTTCAGGTGCCGGAGGGGTGGTGCAGAGAGGGTGCACAGGGGGATGGGGCAATTGGACATGGGGGAGAGGTGTGTGGTGAACTGGTGGCAGTTAGTGTCCCGTGCGTGGTGGCCCAGGTGCAAAATTGTGCGGCCGCCAGTGGCTGCCCTGGCCTCATGCCCTGCTTTCCTAGCCCTCCTCTGCCTACTCCTTGTTGGACGAGGTCTGGcatacttcctcctcctccagcaattcgtccctctgctgcgcgatattgtggaggatgcagcaggccaccacaatgtgggagactccCCTAGTGTTATACTGGAAGGCCCCAACAGAGTGGTCTAGGCACCTGAATCGCACCTTCAGTGTTCCGAAGCATtgctcgatcatgcccctggtcactgcctgggcatcattgtagcgggtctctgcttCGGCCTGTGACTTCCAGATaggcctcatcagccacggccgcagtggataactcctgttgcccaggagccaacccctcacccaagggAGTGCCTCAAATGTGTCAGGAAACatccaagtgtgccaggatgaaggcgttgagCTTGCTGTCTGGCTATTAGTGgagatgtgcagctggtggtcagctgcatgttcatggagtggtacccctttcggtTTATGAAGGCCAACCCGTCATGCGGGGACGTGTCTCGTCGATCATCGCCTGGACCTGCGGCATCTCAGCGATGGctgcgaatcccgctgcctggcatcctggtgggcttggtccatatTGAGATTGATGTCTTGCGGTGCCTGGGTATGCAGGGCCTCTGtaacggcacggatgcacctttGCACAAATGTCTGGGATATCCCCGACAGCTCCCCTCTCGGAACATGGAAAGACTCCGTTACATAGAAGTTcaaggtgaccgtcaccttgatggccttaaggagcaggtgtccttcccacctccacctccgccTGCTGGATGGCCGGCTCTCCGTTCCCACCCgctggctcctcctcctctgggGCAGACTCCTGTTCGGCAGGGTATTCCcggagcagctccagcttgtacagccgcagTGTATCCGTCAGGGCTGCGTCAGCCAGGCAGATTCCAGCCATTCCCGGTTGGAAACCAAAATCCATTCTCTGCTGGGGGTGAAAAGCGGACATGTTAGAATGGTACACCTGAGCCCctccaggtccaacgggctacacggtggccccagtCTGCATTGCTGCCTGTCTGCATGCCCCCATCTGCACCACACCCCTTGCTCCCCAGGCCCCTGgcaccggggaagggggggggggcctctgacccctccacccccatccctacCAGTAGGGGTACCGGTTGCTCCACTACCGAAGTCAACAGTACGCTCTGCAACCCTTGTCCTGTGCCCCTCTGTGGGATCTACTGTGGGCTTACCCCTTCGGTGGACCACGTGGTGCCCCAGCAGCAGTGTGGCGCCAGGTTGTGTGTGGGGGCTGTTGGGGTCAGTGGGTTCCTCAGGGGGGCAGCCTTACGGGACACACACTCGTACGACCAGTGGTGCTCTGTGCAACTAAGAGCCGCAGTGGGCGATCGGTGGGATGCGCTGCAGGACCCCATGCACCATCCCCTGCTGCACCCCCTGCCTCGTGACTGTTCCCGGCCAgcgacaggactggcagcccacggcTGTGCCTTTGGGAACATATCTTACCAACTctacctccctcagcagccatggtgattGTTTCCCCatttgaaataccacaagtgaatcgCGCCGTTGGTAatttctccgcgccggcctcgaTTACAGCTGAcacacgattctccgcccgattgtgaTTCATGATCCCGGTGTCACTGaacgctggacagagaatcccgaggGGTCTGTTTTATGAAGACAGATTGAGCAGATTAGGTCTatacgtttagaagaatgaaggggataAAATTAAGGTAAATAAAATGATATGGGAACCAGTTCAGCTCACTTGgcgggacagctggttcgtgatgcagagcaaggccagcagtggggGTTCAAAGCCCCTACTGGCTGAGATTATTGATGAAGACCCCACCCTTGCCCACccctcctgaggtgtggtgaccctcaggttaaatcaccaccaggcagctctccccctcaaaaggactATTGTGACTTTAATAAAATGatgaaaggtatggataaagtggtCATGTAGCGGATGCTGCGTCTTGTGgagcattctagaacaagaggtcacagtctcaggacaaGCGGCAGCcaaaaacagatgaggagaaacttcttctccCAAAGAGTCATAATAGGTTTCAGGGTCAGTGAGAATGggagagttgaggccatgatgaaatcagccatgattatattgaacggtggagcaggctggagaggttaaattgcctatttctgctcctagttcttatgttctagaaAAAAATGATTctgctaattccaccttccagccctGTAGGTTACAGCACTTGAAGCACAAATCAGGggttctcgattaataagggAATTTATGGATCAATAAGGGGGTCAAGGGTTAGGGGAGAAGGCAGAGAGAATGGAAATGAAGaacgaatcagccatgatcgaatcgtggaccagacctgatgggccgaatagcctaatttTTCTCCGATATCTTATGGTCATTTTTTCGGGCCTTGGgaagtttagcccacacttcgaCATGTTTTCATCAATGGGGAGCTGAACATGCCggcgagaccggctcctcagagattgtggcgccattttgaaagggtaccctgatctctaagtgagcttcaggcccacccacccccaccacccatggacaatgccaCCCATATAAGAGATTGGTGTCTTCATATCATCACAACCTATATGACAGGGAAACCAGGTGCCTATGTGCTTTATCGACAACTTTCTCAATATCTGCTGCCATCTTCAAAGAGCAATACATCCTGAGGTCCCCTGGCCCGGTACACTCTGTAGAATTGGGACATAAAGTCTGTATTGACTCTCCCTTTTACCtccttctaaaatgcatcacctcacatttctctgtattAAACTCTATCTGTCACTTGTCTGTCCATTTGGTGAGATTCTCTATGTTGTCACTACAGCTGTGGATTAACTGAATGGTGGAGgcggctcaatgggctgaatggtcaattcCTGTTCATGTTGTCCTGACAACTGACTTGGTTTCCAAACTGGTTttgtcaggaagaataaaaattaaattcctcTATTAATTCTGTTCCAGGGCTTTTGACGAGGAAGCTGATGAAGACGAAATTGAAGATCGCGTGGCTCAATTCCAGAATGACTTGGAAGAAGACGATCAAAACTTTGGAGAATTATTTCGTATGGCTTGGTATAACACACGTGGGCTCATGTTCATTGCTTTTGAAAGAACTGATGAACCTGAAAACTAGGTTTCGTTCCCTTTGTGGACACTGAACAGTGAGATGTTGCttaactctgggcgggattctccgggcctctaGCCAAGTGTTTTTTCGGCAGCAGGAGGCGGAGCGCCATTCACTGGAGGCGGGATTATCTGCTCCCaccggagtcaatgggaattcccattgaagccagcccacaACACTGGTACCctgccagtgggaccagagaaGCCTGCAGCCagtgaatggccggagaattccgacctcTATTCTAAAACTGTTTTCATTTTCCACAAAGTACACATTGAGTTTAATCTGGAATATTCAgcatagatttacgctccttacGCATGACAGGATATATTTACCTCAGAGTGAGTGCAATGTCTGTTCATTCATAATAAAATGCATGAATTATTTGCGCAGATAGATGTAGAGggatatgatataattgggattacggagacatggctccaagatgACCAAGGGTGGGAATTAAAACATCGAAACATTGAGGGCTATACAGTTTttgggaaggacagacagaaaggaaaaggtggtggagttgccttGTTCATTAAAGGCGATATTGAAACAATACTGAGGAAATatattagtacagatgatgtggaatctgtttgggtcgagttaagaaacatcaaggggcaaaaaacattcataggggatatacagaccaccaaactgcagtggtgatgttgggactagcattagacaggaaatcagagacatatgtgataaaggaacatctgtgattatgggtgactttaatctgcatatcgattgggtgactcaaattagtcacagtacaatagaggaggaatttctggaatgtaGAGGATGGCTTTCTGGACTAATATGTTGAGGAACTAACAAGGTCATCTTGGTCATCAACAAGGTCAACcccaggccatcttggactgggtgttgtgcaatggaaaggattagttggcaatctaattGAGAGACCccctggggatgagtgaccataataaggTAGatttctttatcaaggtgaatagtgaggtagttgattctgtgagcagggtcctgaacctcagtaaaggtaactatgatggtatgaggcacgaGCTGACCATgatggaaacattactgaaaggtagGACAgcagacaggcaatggcaggtatTCAAGGATCAAATAGGTGAGACGAGCTTGTTGTATCTGCACATTTACCTTTCTATCGTTCATGTGGAATGACATTCTGGCCCTTCCGAATAACAACATTTTCCAGTGCAAATTATTCAACTTTTATCCTTTTTCTCGCAACAATACATAATATTGCAGCCTCCATGATCTTACCCAGTCACTTAACCAACCAAATATGGAGAAATCACATGGTTTCCAACCACATTAACCAGACTGAGCCTCAAGCCTGGAAGATCTGGCAATCCCAGACAGAGGAATCCCGGCTGCTatcgaaatgaaaaataaaatgaaagtcacttattgtcacaagtaggcttcaaatgaagttattgtgacaagtccctagtcaccacattccagcacctgttcggggaggctggtacgggaattgaaactgtgctgctggcctgccttggtctgctttaaaagcccgttatttagccctgtgctaaaccagcccctactgtttGTTCCTTTAATATTGTTTAGAATCAGGTACCCCGTCAATTCCAAATTATTTTGCAATGTCTCAAGTACATTGCTGACCAACCACCCCAGTGAGGCAGCATTGATGATATTCGTCTGTCTCAACACTGCACAGATACAGGGCAAAACTCAATTGTACAGGGTGGTGGGCCCTCGACTGGGATTAAtcactgcagtaatttgctttttctgTAATCTTGCTTTAAATGAATTGTGAACAGACTGAGACTGAGATGGTCCGAGTGACAGATACAGTTCCAGAATTTTCTATCTTTACACAGCGATGTAATATGTTCATATTGATCCATCACACTGACCAGACTGTTTAAAGTTGATGTGAAAAGAGTTAATTGAAATTGGGACTTGTTACAGAGCACAGAATATTGAAACTGTTAAATATGAAATCATGAGGTGTTCAGATGTGGGATTGTTCCTGGGCTCTCTCACTCGGAGTTAGTTCCAGGTGGAATTATTTAATTACAAGGGAATATTTAAACTGTAAAGAGACAGTGTGCTCACCGTATGTAAAATACTGAGATTTCATCACATCATCTGGAAGAATTTCCTTCAATGTTTGAATAGTTCTGTCTCCTGTGCTGTGAAATATAATGGGAACGGTCCATATAACAGACTGTGGAATAGACACTGTACACTGTAGGAAGAACACGACACTCACTGGAGAAACCTGCTAATGGGGACTCCCTGTGTGGGGAGTAAAGTATTCCCTGTTCCTGTCATTCCTGATAATCAAACACTGGACATTGTGTTGGGGATGATGGAAAAGGTTGTTTCTCAATCCAGTTTGGTCTCACTCAGACCAGTCCAGGTTCAGGAAACAGATGGGCCCAGGTCAGGTAAGTGAAGTGGGAGTTTTGTGAATCAGGTGTGAAGCAGCTTAAAACTGGTCCTTAAACTGGAGAAAGAATCTAAACTTAGAATCCAGAGACTGAAGATTGAATAAAGTTTTGATTCAGATCTCCTCAAACCCACACTGGGAGCTGACATTGGGAATATCAATAGACTGAATCTGTGATTGAGAAAATGATCTATTCAGATCTGACTCCTGTTAACAGGTGACCCATTCACAGGTTTCTCTTGTGGAGTAAATAAGCCATCGTCGTCTAGTCTTTGTTTGtcttttgtttttcaaac harbors:
- the LOC119967030 gene encoding uncharacterized protein LOC119967030 → MLRIFLTVSVLFWNQLAAQNAVDKVLDLCEEVHCVQPEFIIQGESYDLMKFPSHQWVQTEVFGMDMESALEVGLEKLFNYSQLMNTAGTIVPISAPWGVLGSLENGAIQETFVIFLLLVPELSEAPEPTDEELQLGSTSDTWLYVRAFDEEADEDEIEDRVAQFQNDLEEDDQNFGELFRMAWYNTRGLMFIAFERTDEPEN